A window of the Sphingobium sp. CAP-1 genome harbors these coding sequences:
- a CDS encoding DNA-packaging protein yields MERSDREWLGADAALWARLREGLTPAAAERLAREWRFLARPAQLPPEGDWRIWLMMAGRGFGKTRAGAEWVRGIAEADPAARIALVGATLGEARSVMVEGESGLLRIAPWWARPDYAPALRRLRWPNGAEARLFGAAEPESLRGPQFSHGWADEIAKWAGGEAAWHNLMMALRLSSQTGCAPRVLATTTPRPVPLVRALVARDGDDVVVTRGRTADNDANLAPGFVAAMAASYGGTRLGRQELDGELIEEVEGALWTRDLIERCRVAHVPGALARVVVAVDPPASAGGDACGIVVAGLGGDGRGYVIADASVEGQRPEGWARAVAAAAMVHGADRVVAEANNGGQMVESVLRAAEAALPVKLVHASRGKAARAEPVAALYEVGRVAHRGAFPALEDQMCGLLAGGTYVGPGRSPDRADALVWAMSELMLGRAGEVRVRGM; encoded by the coding sequence ATGGAGCGTTCGGATCGGGAATGGCTGGGCGCGGATGCGGCGCTGTGGGCGCGGCTGCGCGAGGGGCTGACCCCGGCGGCGGCGGAGCGGCTGGCGCGGGAGTGGCGCTTTCTGGCGCGGCCGGCGCAATTGCCGCCGGAGGGGGACTGGCGCATCTGGCTGATGATGGCGGGGCGCGGTTTCGGCAAGACGCGCGCCGGGGCGGAATGGGTGCGGGGGATTGCGGAGGCCGACCCGGCGGCGCGGATCGCGCTGGTCGGCGCGACGCTGGGCGAGGCGCGCAGCGTGATGGTGGAGGGGGAGAGCGGGCTGTTGCGCATTGCGCCCTGGTGGGCGCGGCCGGACTATGCGCCGGCGCTGCGGCGGTTGCGCTGGCCCAACGGGGCGGAGGCGCGGCTGTTCGGCGCGGCCGAGCCGGAGAGCTTGCGCGGGCCGCAGTTCAGCCATGGCTGGGCCGACGAGATCGCCAAATGGGCGGGCGGCGAGGCGGCCTGGCACAATCTGATGATGGCGTTGCGCCTAAGCAGCCAAACCGGGTGCGCGCCGCGCGTGCTGGCGACGACGACGCCGCGCCCGGTGCCTTTGGTTCGGGCGCTGGTGGCGCGAGACGGCGATGACGTGGTGGTGACGCGGGGGCGGACGGCGGACAATGACGCCAATCTGGCGCCCGGCTTCGTCGCGGCGATGGCGGCCAGCTATGGCGGCACGCGGCTGGGGCGGCAGGAACTGGACGGCGAGCTGATCGAGGAGGTGGAGGGCGCGCTGTGGACGCGCGATCTGATCGAGCGGTGCCGGGTCGCGCATGTGCCGGGCGCGCTGGCCCGCGTGGTGGTGGCGGTCGATCCGCCGGCGAGTGCCGGCGGCGACGCGTGCGGGATCGTCGTCGCCGGACTTGGCGGGGACGGGCGCGGCTATGTGATCGCGGACGCGAGTGTGGAGGGGCAGCGGCCCGAAGGCTGGGCGCGGGCGGTCGCGGCGGCGGCGATGGTGCATGGTGCGGACAGGGTGGTGGCCGAGGCCAATAATGGCGGGCAGATGGTCGAAAGCGTGCTGCGCGCGGCGGAGGCGGCGCTGCCGGTGAAGCTGGTCCATGCGAGCCGGGGGAAGGCGGCGCGGGCGGAGCCGGTGGCGGCTTTATACGAGGTCGGGCGGGTGGCGCATCGCGGCGCTTTCCCGGCGCTGGAGGACCAGATGTGCGGATTGCTGGCGGGGGGAACCTATGTCGGGCCGGGGCGGTCGCCGGATCGGGCGGACGCTTTGGTGTGGGCGATGAGCGAGCTGATGCTGGGGAGAGCGGGCGAGGTGCGGGTCAGGGGGATGTGA
- a CDS encoding phage portal protein — MKWFGTKAAASDARPVLARAWGSGAVALGEWPASYEAQVRAGVMANPVAQRAMRLVSEGAGACALKVRGVEDGAAILSLVGRASAGQGLVETLACHLLLHGNGYVQVMAGADGRPAELFALRPERVSVEADARGWPAAYLYRVGESVTRLSSEDGAGRTNVLHLKALHPLDDHYGLGCAGAAAGPVAIHNAAALWNKALLDNAARPSGAMVYDPGDGSVLSPEQFERVKREMEAAFAGAANAGRPMLLEGGLSWKAMSLTPAEMDFVGLKSAAAREIALAFGVPPMLMGLPGDNAYANYREANKALWRQAILPLVAKICAGLSQGLSGWWPGVVIEADLDAVPALADERTALWERVAAADFLSAEEKKGLLGL, encoded by the coding sequence ATGAAATGGTTCGGGACGAAGGCGGCTGCGTCGGATGCGCGGCCGGTGCTGGCGCGCGCCTGGGGTTCGGGGGCGGTGGCGCTGGGGGAATGGCCGGCCAGCTATGAGGCGCAGGTGCGCGCCGGGGTGATGGCCAATCCAGTGGCGCAGCGGGCGATGCGGCTGGTGTCCGAAGGGGCGGGCGCCTGTGCGCTTAAGGTGCGGGGTGTGGAGGATGGTGCGGCGATCCTGTCGCTGGTCGGGCGGGCGTCCGCCGGGCAGGGGCTGGTGGAGACTTTGGCCTGTCATTTGTTGTTGCATGGCAATGGCTATGTGCAGGTGATGGCCGGGGCGGATGGCAGGCCGGCCGAACTGTTCGCGCTGCGGCCGGAGCGGGTCAGCGTCGAGGCCGATGCGCGGGGGTGGCCGGCGGCCTACCTGTATCGCGTGGGGGAGAGCGTCACCCGCCTGTCGAGCGAGGATGGCGCGGGACGGACGAATGTGCTGCATCTCAAGGCGCTGCATCCGCTGGACGATCATTATGGGCTGGGCTGCGCCGGGGCGGCGGCCGGGCCGGTGGCGATCCACAATGCGGCAGCCCTGTGGAACAAGGCGCTGCTGGACAATGCGGCGCGGCCGAGCGGCGCGATGGTCTATGATCCGGGCGACGGATCGGTGCTGTCGCCCGAACAGTTTGAGCGGGTGAAGCGCGAGATGGAGGCGGCCTTTGCCGGGGCGGCCAATGCGGGGCGGCCGATGCTGCTGGAGGGCGGCCTCAGTTGGAAGGCGATGAGCCTGACCCCGGCGGAGATGGACTTTGTGGGCCTGAAAAGCGCGGCGGCGCGGGAGATCGCCCTGGCGTTCGGGGTGCCGCCGATGCTGATGGGGCTGCCCGGCGACAACGCCTATGCCAATTATCGCGAGGCGAACAAGGCGCTGTGGCGGCAGGCGATCCTGCCCCTGGTGGCGAAGATTTGCGCGGGATTGAGCCAGGGTCTGAGCGGTTGGTGGCCGGGCGTGGTGATCGAGGCCGATCTGGACGCGGTGCCGGCGCTGGCGGATGAGCGCACGGCTTTGTGGGAGCGGGTGGCGGCGGCGGATTTTCTGAGCGCAGAGGAGAAGAAGGGGCTGCTGGGGCTGTAG
- a CDS encoding peptidoglycan endopeptidase, with amino-acid sequence MSDVVARARALVGVPFRLHGRDRDGLDCVGLAALAFGRGAPCAYGLRSGDVARAERWLREAGLRPVDGGRLGDLALARPGPLQLHLMIGTGTGFVHAHAGLGRVVETPGASPWPVIGWWRAG; translated from the coding sequence ATGAGCGATGTGGTGGCGCGGGCGCGGGCTTTGGTGGGCGTGCCGTTTCGCCTGCATGGACGGGACCGGGACGGGCTGGATTGCGTGGGGCTGGCGGCGCTGGCCTTTGGGCGGGGCGCGCCCTGCGCCTATGGACTGCGCAGCGGCGATGTGGCGCGGGCCGAGCGCTGGCTGCGCGAAGCGGGGTTGCGGCCGGTGGACGGGGGGCGGCTGGGCGATCTGGCGCTGGCAAGGCCGGGGCCGTTGCAACTGCATCTGATGATCGGGACCGGGACGGGATTTGTCCATGCCCATGCGGGGCTGGGGCGGGTGGTCGAGACGCCGGGGGCGTCGCCATGGCCGGTGATCGGGTGGTGGCGGGCCGGGTGA
- a CDS encoding phage tail protein, whose amino-acid sequence MATVVLTAVGTVLGGPIGGAIGAVIGNVIDNQILFKPKGREGARLAELQVQTSSYGTQVPKIFGTMRIAGTVIWATDLKETKSKSGGGKGRPSVTTYSYSASFAVALSARAIRSIGRIWADGNLLRGAAGDFKTELSAFRVHAGGADQAVDPLIASAEGMALTPAHRGVAYVVFEDLALADYGNRIPSLTFEVEADDGAVAIGAIAAELSAGRVSGTGLAALDGFAASGGDVGAAIGPLVEAQGLALVSGETGLSLRGVGTAEGEVSAAMLARRVNGQAVDPIERSGGAADGVPVALSLRHYDAARDYQAGVQRVVRPGPGRQEQGVELPVVMSADDARALAAARLGAGWTGRATMALRCGWEALMLAPGMVVSVEDVPGLWRIEEREWEAMAVRLALRRVPGAGGALPAGAYSGAIVRQVDAPHGATTLMLADLPALRDGAASAPMLVAAASGGAGWRSAALFVMSESGEARPVGRSAGRAVMGVADAALPAGSVMLVDRAQALLVSLRAADMDLGGADEAALAQGRNLCLVGRELMQFEAAERTGPTSWRLSGLRRGLRGSEWAMDGHEAGERFLLIEEDRLIEPLTALGTSGEVGATLTVAAIGLGDGDPVEAALTIGGEALIPPSPVHLRVRVDGGDRAIAWVRRSRAGWRWTNGSDAPLGEESERYRVRVLDGDAVVRSVETDAPGWTYDSAMIAADGTAGMTLTVEIAQVGTMATGRAARVDITI is encoded by the coding sequence ATGGCGACGGTGGTGCTGACGGCGGTGGGGACCGTGCTGGGCGGGCCGATCGGCGGGGCGATCGGGGCGGTGATCGGCAATGTCATCGACAATCAGATATTGTTCAAGCCCAAGGGGCGCGAGGGCGCGCGGCTGGCCGAGTTGCAGGTGCAGACATCAAGTTACGGGACGCAGGTACCCAAGATTTTCGGGACGATGCGGATCGCCGGCACGGTGATATGGGCGACCGACCTGAAGGAGACAAAGAGCAAGAGCGGCGGCGGCAAGGGGCGGCCGAGCGTCACCACATACAGCTATTCGGCGAGTTTCGCGGTGGCGCTGTCGGCGCGGGCGATCCGGTCGATCGGGCGCATCTGGGCCGACGGCAACCTGCTGCGCGGGGCGGCGGGGGATTTCAAGACCGAACTGTCGGCATTTCGCGTTCATGCCGGCGGAGCGGATCAGGCGGTCGATCCGCTGATCGCTTCGGCGGAAGGGATGGCGCTGACGCCGGCGCATCGGGGCGTCGCCTATGTAGTTTTCGAGGATCTGGCGCTGGCCGATTATGGCAATCGCATCCCGTCGCTGACCTTTGAGGTGGAGGCGGATGACGGCGCGGTGGCGATCGGAGCGATTGCTGCGGAACTGAGCGCGGGGCGGGTGAGCGGCACCGGGCTGGCGGCGCTGGACGGCTTTGCCGCGAGCGGGGGCGATGTCGGCGCGGCGATCGGCCCGCTGGTCGAGGCGCAGGGGCTGGCGCTGGTGTCGGGCGAGACGGGCCTGTCGCTGCGCGGCGTCGGCACGGCCGAGGGGGAGGTGAGCGCGGCGATGCTGGCGCGGCGGGTCAACGGGCAGGCGGTCGACCCGATCGAGCGATCGGGCGGGGCGGCCGATGGCGTGCCGGTGGCGCTGAGCCTGCGCCATTATGACGCCGCGCGCGACTATCAGGCCGGGGTGCAGCGCGTGGTGCGGCCGGGGCCGGGGCGGCAGGAGCAGGGCGTCGAATTGCCGGTGGTGATGAGTGCCGACGATGCGCGGGCGCTGGCGGCGGCGCGGCTGGGCGCGGGCTGGACCGGGCGGGCGACGATGGCGCTGCGCTGCGGCTGGGAGGCGCTGATGCTGGCGCCGGGCATGGTGGTGAGCGTGGAGGACGTGCCGGGGCTGTGGCGGATCGAGGAGCGGGAATGGGAAGCGATGGCGGTGCGGCTGGCGCTGCGGCGGGTTCCGGGGGCGGGCGGGGCGCTGCCGGCGGGGGCATATTCGGGCGCGATCGTGCGGCAGGTGGATGCGCCGCACGGGGCGACCACGCTGATGCTGGCGGACCTGCCGGCATTGCGGGACGGGGCGGCGAGCGCGCCCATGCTGGTGGCGGCGGCGAGCGGGGGCGCGGGATGGCGCAGCGCGGCGCTGTTCGTGATGAGCGAGAGCGGCGAGGCGCGGCCGGTCGGGCGGAGCGCCGGTCGGGCGGTGATGGGGGTGGCGGACGCCGCCCTGCCGGCCGGGAGTGTGATGCTGGTGGATCGCGCGCAGGCGCTGCTCGTCAGCCTGCGGGCGGCGGATATGGATCTGGGCGGGGCGGATGAGGCGGCGCTGGCGCAGGGGCGCAACCTGTGTCTGGTCGGGCGCGAATTGATGCAGTTCGAGGCGGCGGAGCGGACCGGGCCGACAAGCTGGCGGCTGAGTGGGCTGCGCCGGGGGCTGCGCGGCAGCGAATGGGCGATGGACGGGCATGAAGCGGGCGAACGCTTTCTGCTGATCGAGGAGGACAGGCTGATCGAGCCGCTGACCGCGCTGGGGACGAGCGGGGAGGTGGGGGCGACGCTGACGGTGGCGGCGATCGGGCTGGGCGACGGCGATCCGGTCGAGGCGGCGCTGACGATCGGCGGCGAGGCGCTGATCCCGCCATCGCCGGTGCATCTGCGGGTGCGGGTGGATGGCGGCGACCGGGCGATCGCATGGGTACGGCGGAGTCGCGCGGGGTGGCGTTGGACCAATGGGAGCGACGCACCGCTGGGCGAGGAAAGCGAGCGATACCGGGTGCGGGTGCTGGACGGCGACGCGGTGGTGCGCAGCGTGGAGACGGACGCGCCCGGCTGGACCTATGACTCGGCGATGATCGCGGCGGACGGGACGGCGGGCATGACGTTGACGGTCGAGATCGCGCAGGTCGGCACGATGGCGACCGGACGGGCGGCGCGGGTCGACATCACTATCTGA
- a CDS encoding DUF2793 domain-containing protein, with the protein MDMTARWALPQLFAGQAQKEIFHNEALTRIDALLHGRVESADEATPPGAPAPGQCWIVADGATGAWAGQSGAIACWSEGGWRFLAARAGARMDVADRGHALFHDGAEWRDGEIRGDGLYLDGARVVTVRQAAVSAPSGGTVIDMEARATIATILTALRAHGLIEG; encoded by the coding sequence ATGGATATGACCGCGCGCTGGGCGCTGCCGCAGTTGTTCGCCGGGCAGGCGCAGAAGGAAATCTTTCACAACGAAGCGCTGACACGGATCGATGCGTTGTTGCACGGGCGGGTGGAGAGCGCGGATGAGGCGACGCCGCCGGGTGCGCCCGCGCCGGGGCAATGCTGGATCGTCGCGGATGGGGCGACAGGCGCCTGGGCGGGGCAATCGGGCGCGATTGCCTGCTGGAGCGAGGGCGGATGGCGCTTTCTGGCGGCGCGCGCCGGGGCGCGGATGGATGTGGCGGACCGGGGTCATGCGCTTTTCCATGACGGGGCCGAGTGGCGGGATGGTGAGATCCGGGGCGATGGCCTGTATCTGGACGGCGCGCGTGTGGTGACCGTGCGGCAGGCGGCGGTATCGGCGCCGAGCGGCGGAACGGTGATTGATATGGAGGCGCGCGCAACCATCGCCACCATTCTGACAGCATTGCGCGCCCATGGGCTGATCGAAGGTTAA